In Sander vitreus isolate 19-12246 chromosome 8, sanVit1, whole genome shotgun sequence, the genomic window CAAGTAGCTCCGGGTTCATGGTGTTTGTGTGCTGACAACTGGTAGCCAAGAGGCATGAAATGTGTTAATATCATGAAGCTGGAACAGAACAGGATGTTAACAAAAGGAGTTCCTGTGGACATTAGAGAAGTTAGGCTAGGGTTTGCACTACTTTACCTTTTGTACAGCTGTTTACATTCTTCTCTGTCACTATTCCTCCCTCTCTACCTCCTGTGACCTTTAGTTTGGACAAAGACCTGCTGTGTAGACCATTAAActaactaaaacacacacacacacacacacacacacacacacgcacaccaggGAGAGTGAAGCACTGTGTCACAGTAGACAAGGTCACACTGAGTAAACTCTCAGCTGCTGTGTGTGGACATGGCAGCTGCCTGATTCCACTACACTTTGTTAATATTCACCAAGtgccatcttaaaaaaaagcactCTATCAGACAGAGTAAATcgctcatcatcatcacaacacACTACCTGCGTCACCTCCCTGTCCCTGTTTGCATTTATTCAAATCATGCTGCCAAGTTTGACTTCCCAGTACACGTTAGCATTCGCAAACAACCTTCTTTTCCTACACTCGCACTCTATAGTTATCACAAGTTCCCAAGCTGCCAGTCCTGTGTGACTGATTACAAAACACTACCTGTAGCTTATCAGTAGGTATATGAACTGATGTAGGAAAGCCTGCAGGCCTCAGCACTCAGCTATGTACATTATCATGCACAATGCTAGTTCTTTCAGTCATTTGCTTTGTGGCACTGACCACTGCATCAGTGAGCTTCATCAACAGTAATTACCCTGTCTCTGAATTGACTGCCAGCATTAAATTAACTGCCGGTTTATTGGACTTTCAGCTCTGCAGTTACAGcactgtttgtatgtgtttgcgtgtgtgtgtgtgtgtgtgtgtgtgtgtgtgtgtgtgtgccagccaCAGAGGGCGGACAGATGAGAGAGCATCAGAGAGCGTAAAACATGTTATctactgacagcagcaggagtAATTAATCCAATGACCTATCGATTGTTTCACACAACGATAttttctgtctccctgtctttctctttctgtctctgctttATTAACTCTGCACTGTCTTCCCCCAAGGGGAATTAATAACAATAATCTGGAGGAGCGTCCATATCTGCAGCAGCAGTATGTGTGCCAGcggatcacacacacagacatgtttgCCCTCACGGCGCTGCCACCTGGTGTTGACAAGGCAGAGTGGCTTGCCAGCAACAGTGAGTAGACCCCATTAAAAACAGCAGACTTTTCTTTGTTCCCCTTTTCTCCTGCTCCTTATCCTCCCTCATACACTGCAAAAAACAGACATAggaatactgtatgtgcaaagTGTAATTTTCTTCTTATTGATTTCTTTCAGCGGTGGCGTTTTTCAAGCATATAAATCTGTTCTCTAGTGCACTTTCCGAGATCTGCACTCCAAGTACCTGCCCATCTGCCTGTGGACCAGGCAACACGTACGTTACTGAGCATTATACTGCtcatattatttcattttctcactTTGCATATACTTTAAGTTTTATTTCCAGAGGTTCTGAGATATCCACTGTGAACCCTTTTTATATGAACTACTTTCTACCAAAGTTATCATCCCAAAACCACGAAAACTGTTGACATTGCAGTTTGGGTATTATCCTGAGTAACTGGGAGGCTGTTTCTGGAAAGAcaaattgctgttgaattttgttttcattgttttggggAGCACAAATGAAATTCTACAGCATTCACCTCCATTGTTAAAAGGGGAACACCACCAATTTTCATATCAAAGTCTATTAGGTCTTGggaagtaggcctacatgtggggaaaaaagttgtataaagctTTGGTGACTGCAGAGGGAGCTGTGTGAGATGATATCTGATACAtttcctcaagtgatgtcacttgagtcagcgtcGGTTGTGGCTGAAGACTAgtttgaaacagaaaaaaaaaaatctgggggtgtggagttagaaaaaAGTGAGATTACCAGACCCATGTAGCTTGCTCAATCGAATCTCCAACTGACGTGTTGGCGGTTGAGTCgtattgtgggtaatgtaggtgccaggttttgacaaggaagaagaatatgtggaataaaaaagacgataactctggttctgctgcatcgattATGCTACTTTTTAAAACTCTCCATCGTGAGTCTTAAaacagttacacaccaaccagacgaccgaccgttggcagaaaaggcagttggactgatcagtctccctgagttggtcaaaaaagtgcctcggaacacaccaaagcgacgagacgtaatacgtctccatataAGCAGGCgtcgctaatctgtattgtcgcccaaaaaatgaaaaccggcagctgattggacaaacgtgtcacatgggtctggctgctgcttccagattttggatttttcaaccggtgATTACTGGCAACTCATTCAgattacgatctcatattgtactaaaatagttcaccgaaacgtgtttctgaaaacattttaagcgagaaataggccatgcagttgctgaatctgtcttcatttcagatcgacaaaggtcagtttaaaagatttttttcagactttgaGAGGCTTAgacacgctcatcccgcttgccatttccggttGAGTCccaactgccctgtctccgactgagcatgtcaggtcggccaaaaatTAAGGCAGACAgttcctccaacggacgacggcatggaacacaccgaacagacttgagtcactgacctcgccagactgtccaacggccgattatcggcccggtatGTAACTGCCACTACAATGTTAGGGGTGCAATGATAAATCGGTAAATGGGATGGTTGCAGAAGTTTCACTCGGTTTGAGATTTGGTTTTTGTGACTTGTGCAATTTTTGTTCAAATAATTGCTAAACTTCAGTCATTTAGTTCATTTTTGACCATAGAAACACATAAAGTTCCTTTATAAGGCTAACACCCAGCATGTTGTGTCTTAATGACcatgtgtgttgatgttgtcaGGGTTTATGTTTGGACCGATGACCACGGCAGGAAGCTGAAGTGCTCTGCCCCACTTTACTTTGACTATGCCATGTCATACATTCAGGAGCTACTGACTGATGAAGACGTGTTCCCCACGAAAGCAGGTAAACGGCATGTTATTTATGTTGCATTGTTTTGAATCTTATTCCACATTCCCAAAGCCATTATCTCTTCCCTCTTTTCCAGGTTCGGTGTTTCCGACAGGCTTCGTCTTTCTGGTCCAGAAggtgtttttgctgtttttcagGACTCTGGCTCACATTTACGGGTCTCACTACAGAGAGACATTGGCCCTGGGACTGCACCCACACCTCAACACACTCTTCATACACCTCACACTCTTCTGCCGGCAGCATGCCCTGTTGGAGCCGGAGGATACTGAGCCATTGCAGGACCTTATCACAGCCTTGGGACGGCAAGGCTgaacctagtctcgcattgccagaccttcctccacagtgcggaggagggtctggcgagtccacacagcattccgggatgggagaaaaatgtgctctggtttattggcatttctttaaaccaattacagctaagcgccggacggagccacagtgccgctgcaaaatagcctcgggaaggaacttgttttggtggaaggtgtatgtttaaaagttgttttagtcgtgcaacagaaaactctgattagacagatagtttagctagctgtctggatttaccctgcagagatctgaggagcagttcaccatagtcctcataaatcgaccggagtttaaaattccaacaaaaagaaagcgaaaggtaaCGGACACCGGATCAATCCCGGAAGAGGAatatcgtggatatagactaggcagAACCTAAAGAGCAAACACATGTGTTGTACACTTACATTTTCATCACACACTTATATACTTATTATATCTTGTTATAAAGCTATATAGTGTCTCTCACCACTCTGGGCCAACCTTAAAcagaatggattttttttaaggtcTGGAAGttgtaaaatagaaaataaaatactgttAATGAACAGTATTTGGAAGAATCTGTTCTGCTTTAAAAAGCAGTAGCCTACATCAGTCCAGAAGAGGAGTATCTTCCTCCTTTTGTAAATAGTTGTCATCAGTTACTGTGATACTGTATTGCATGTTAGTGTATTTTAACATAatgatgcatttttattttttgttaaggTGAAGATCTTCAAGGCCATTCATGTCTTCCTCATAGGCTTTAACcctgtaataaaaaaacattgactcaTCCAGTTCACAGTCAATAGACAAAATGTGCCATCCTTATAGTTTGAACATTTGCAAAAACCCATGAGGAAGATGTgttaataaaaatgtgattaCACTGTAATTACTGCATCTGTACGGAATGACACGGCTATCTTTGCATCTGCATTATGAATGACTCtgtaataaacatttatgaccATACTTAATTAATAATACCATACTTTATGAATTATCTAGAAGCAACCAAATAGCAACATTTAAGGGATTGTTGAAAGACTGTAGgaacttttatttaattcatttttatcaGTCTCACTTCGCTACATTTAGTTCTGTATCCTGCAACTATCTCATGTGTATTTATCTGGATCCTGTAATAACTGCTGGGCCTGCTGCTGGTGCTGTAATATCAGCATGTCTCCAGAGCT contains:
- the LOC144522079 gene encoding MOB kinase activator 2 — protein: MGGCHSYPSATKEDHKTLHPSVISSEKLGINNNNLEERPYLQQQYVCQRITHTDMFALTALPPGVDKAEWLASNTVAFFKHINLFSSALSEICTPSTCPSACGPGNTVYVWTDDHGRKLKCSAPLYFDYAMSYIQELLTDEDVFPTKAGSVFPTGFVFLVQKVFLLFFRTLAHIYGSHYRETLALGLHPHLNTLFIHLTLFCRQHALLEPEDTEPLQDLITALGRQG